In Pseudomonadota bacterium, the genomic window GTTCGAAAACTACATCGCCTCGCTCGGTGAGCACTTCACCCTGGCGCCTAAACCGGTGCCCGCAGAGCCTTATGCGACCGCTGCTTAACTGCATGAAAACAGCTAATAAAAAAGGGGATCTGCACCCAAATAGTTCGAGGTCGCCGGGCTGATCTCGTCGAAGATCGCCAGCGGCGGGCACTTGAGGTCGACCACCACCTCGGTGGCGGTGATCGGCAGGCATTTGCCGGCGCGGATGTAGAACGGCACGCCGGCCCAGCGCCAGGTGTCGATGTGCAGGCACAGCGCGACGAAGGTCTCGACCCGCGAATCCACGGCCACGCCCGCCTCGCCGCGATAGCCGCGGAACTGGCCGCGCACCACCCGGCCGCATCCAGCCATCACGGATCCGCAAGGTGCCGCCTTTGCGGTGATCAGCAACGCGAGTAGGTAGCAGGTTTCACTTACCAGTAGCGCGTGATCCAGTTCGGCCGGTCTCGCTTCTTCCGGTAGTACCAGGCGCACGGCCACGCCATCACGACCAGCAGCAAGAGCCAGACCCCGTAAGTCCCAAGTAGCCCCATCGTCGTTCGCGCAATCGCGGCGCCCACGCCGAGAACGTAGAAGTGCACCACGTAGAAGAAGAAGGGAACCCGGCCGAAGACTACGAACGGGCGAAGCAGTGCAGGCGTGCCGGAGCGGGTCGTCGCCCAAAGGGCAGCGAGAGCCAGAAACGTCATAGCGAAGGACCAAGTGAGAAACGGGAGGTCCGGCGGGTACTTGGCGAAGAACCAAAAATCGAGGCTCGTGACGCTCGTGTACGGATAGGCGTTGCCATACGCAGCCGTGAGGCGAACCGCGAGGAACAGGAAAAAGCAAACGCCCGAAAGCAGCAGCCAAAGGCGTGCGGGCTGCTTGCGGCTCACCGCGTCGCGCCCCGCAATGAACCCCATGATCACGATCGCGCCCCAAGGGATCACCGGGTAGAGCGAGCGGAACGCGCCCGTTCGAACCGGTTCGTACAAGATTGCGCGTAAGGGGAGAGGTAGCCCCGAAACATCGAGCAGCGGATGGAGCACCAAAACGGCCAGTGCCGCCGGCAACAGGACCTTGCTCGACAAATCACGGACGAGCGCCAGGGCGATGAGGCTCACGCCAATGGAGCTCAACACCATGAACGAGTAGAAGCCCATTGCTGCTCGCGGGAGTCCCATGATGATCGCGTCGACCGCGATGAGCACGAGTCCCCGGACGACCAGACGGCGTGTGATCTCGCGATGCGACACGCCGCGACCCTGTCGCGCGATGCTCGTGAGCGCCACCATGAATCCTGCCATGAAGCAGAAGCCGGGGGCGACCGGGACCCCCGTGAAGCGCGTGAGGAACTGGAAGATGCCACCGGGAGCGGGTGGCGCCGCCGCGGCCAACTCTTCCCCGCCACGCTCGGCGTTGAACATGAGAGATGCGTGATCCAGCGCCATGTGCGCAATCAAAAGACCGCGGAACACGTCCACGTAGCCCTGGCGTTCCGGAGGCACGTTAGTCGCGTCAGAGATTTCGACTCTGGCTTCAGGCTTGACGTCCGACAGGCAACAGAGCCGAAGCTTACTTAGTCTTGTATACCGGAGCGATGCGCCACATCGAACACCTGACCGGTCTGGGCAACCGTGCAGAAAGAGAGGATAATAGCTGCGCTGCCCCTTCTTCTTGCGGTTAAACCCTACTGCCGTGCTCTGGGCCCATTTGCCTGTGCCGATCACCGAGCCATCGAAGTCGAGCGTCACGCGCGAGAGCCCAAGGGCCACAAGCCGTGTCACGACCCCCTCCCGCAGGCCCTGACTGTTTCGCGTATGCCTTCGGCGCCATCACGCGACACATCCAGACGGAGGCGCGGAGTTCCAGGGAGCGCCGGCGTTCGTCCAGCTCAATGCCCTTGGCCTCGGCGAACAGTTCCGGCGCGGCCAGACCCGCTCGCCCTGCCGGCGATGTTTTACTAGGAGCCATAACCATGAACCATTTAATTGAAGCGCTAGAATACTACGCGAACGAGGACAACTACAGACAGTGCGAGGAGAACGGTTGGTATTGTCTGCCTGGGCCAATAGAAGATGCGTTACCTATAACACCTCTCCAGCCACTCCTTCACCCTGCGACCATCGCTCAGAGGGCGCTCGAAAAGGTGCGCAAGCTTAAAGAGACACGACATGAGTAATAGATGCATAATGTCTACGACGACGGCCGCACGCCGGCGATCTACGCCACCGAAGTGAAGGCCGAGACGATGGTTGACGCCCTGGCCGCGAGCGGACTACCGCCGAACCATGTTTGGGCGTAGGCGCTGCCCGGCCCGAGACACTACCCGGCGCCCATCGTGCCTGACAAATAGAACACACTATGCTCCGGGGAGGCCATCTCCGATCTCATACGAGGCGCCAGATTTGATCCTTCTCACCCTAAGCGCTGTATAGTGAGGTTTCCGCGTCAAGAGAGGGGAACTGTTCGAGCGAACCTTTGCGCGGACCCGAGCCCGGGGCCGGTTCCGAGACAGCGAGCATATTAGTAGACTGAACTTCGGCCTGGACCATGGCCAGCTCCCCAACCGAGCGCACCGGCTTCGTCCGGGCGCTCTCGCGCCTGGATGCCACGGCGCTGGTGGTCGGCTCCATGATCGGCTCGGGGATCTTCATCGTCTCGGCCGACATCGTGCGGCAGGTGCAGAGCCCCGGCTTGCTTTTGCTCGTCTGGGGGCTCTCCGGCATCATCACCGTGCTCGGCGCGCTGACCTTCACCGAGCTCGCGGGGATGTTCCCGCGCGCCGGCGGGCAGTATGTGTATCTGCGCGAGGGGGTCTCGCCGCTGGTCGGCTATCTCTACGGCTGGACCTTCTTCCTGGTGATCCAGACCGGCACCATCGCCGCGGTCGCGGTCGCCTTCGCGCGCTTCACGGCGGTCTGGTGGCCCGCACTGTCCCCGGATGTGTTTGTCGGGGTCCGGGTCGAATTGCCGAGCGGGCCCATCGAGGTCGGCCTGTCGTGGCAACGCCTCTTCGCCCTCGCATCGATCCTGGTCCTGACCTGGATCAATGTGCGCGGTGTCAAAACCGCAGCGCTCATCCAGACGTCACTGACCGCCGTCAAGACCGCCTCGCTCGCCGCCTTGATCGTGCTGGGGGTGAGCATCGGACAGAACGCCGACGCCGTGGCCGCCAACTTCGGGACCGGGTTCTGGCCCGCGGGCGGTATCCCTGTTTATTTCTGGCCCGCGATCGGGGCCGCCATGGTGGGGTCCTTGTTCGCGATGGATGCCTGGAACAACGTCGGCTTCGCCGCCGCCGAGATGCGGAACCCGACGCGCGATCTCGGGTTCTCTATGCAGAGCGGGGTCCTCCTCGTCGTCCTCCTCTACCTTCTCGCCAACGTGGCCTATCTCCTCGTCCTCCCCGCCGAGGCCATCGCCGAGGCCCCACAAGACCGGGTCGGCACCGCGGCGTTGCAGGCGATGTTCGGCGAGCCGGGCCTCTACCTCATGGCGCTCGCCATCATGATCTCGACCTTCGGCTGCAACAACGGGATGATCCTCGCGGGCGCCCGGGTCTATTACGCCATGGCAGAGGATGGCCTGTTTTTCAGAGGCGCCGCGAAGCTCCACCCGCGTTTCAGGACCCCCGCACGCGCGCTCTGGTTCCAGGCGCTGTGGGCCTCGGTGTTGTGTCTCTCGGGGACCTACAGCCAGCTCCTCGATTATGTGATCATCGCGGCCTTGCTGTTCTATCTCCTGAGCGCCATCGGGCTTTTCCTCCTGCGCCGGCGACGCCCCGAGGCCGAACGCCCCAACCTCTCTCCGGGCTACCCCTGGCTCCCGGCCGCCTACCTCTTGCTCACGGTCCTCGTGGTCGCGAACCTCCTCGCCCAGAAGCCCCAGTATACCTGGCCCGGGCTCATGATCGTGGCCCTGGGCGTGCCGGTCTATTTTGCCTGGCGGCGGTACGAGCGAACACCGTAGGGTCGAGGGTGCCCCACGCCCGCGCCGTTGCGCGCCGCCCCGTTAGTCGTTAAATTCGCGGTGGCGGAGAACCGCATCGCACCAGAGTCCCGATCCGATGGACAAACGCATACCACCGCGCCCGGCGCGGCCCGCGGCGCGCCGGCCGCGGACGCTCGGACCGGTCGCCGATCTCGAACACCACCTCCCCGGGGAGTGGTGGCGGGAGCTGTTCGACTCCCTGTATCTGCGCACCGACGGCGACGTCGTCGAGAACGACGTCAATACCATCGCGGAGGTCGATTTCCTGGTCCAGTCGACCGGCATCGGGCCGGGGGATCGGCTGCTCGACCTCTGCTGCGGGCAGGGGCGGCATGCCATCGAGCTGGCCGGTCGCGGTTTCAAGCACATCATGGGCATGGACCGCTCGCGCTATCTGGTGCGGCTCGCGCGCCGCCGGGCCAAGAAGCTCGGCCTGGAGATCGCGTTCCGCGAGGGCGATGCACGCAAGCTGCGGGTCCCCGACAGCAGCCTCGACTGCGTGTTCGTGATGGGCAATTCCTTCGGCTATTTCGATGTGGAAGACGGCGATGTCAAGGTGCTCGCCTCGATCAAAGGCGGGTTGCGTTCGGGCGCGACCTTGGCACTCGATGTTACCGACGGCGAATGGATGCAGCGCCACTTCGAGCCGCGTTCCTGGGAGTGGATCGATCAGAATTTCTTCGTGTGTCGCGAGCGCTCGCTGACCGCCGACGGCACCCGTCTGGTCTCGCGCGAGGTCGTGGTACACGCCGAGCGCGGTGTCGTCGCCGACCAGTTCTATGCCGAGCGTCTGTATTCCCGCGAGCGCATCCTCGCGCTGCTCGAAAGCCTCGGCTTCCGGAACCCGACGGCGCACGACAACCTGCGTGCGGCATCGACGCGCGGGCAGGACCTCGGCATGATGGGCAGGCGCCTCTTTATCACCGCAGAGGGGCCGCACAAGGCCGCGCCCCAGCCCGTGCGGGGGCGCGGCGTCCTGCCCGTGACCGTCCTCCTGGGCGACCCCAGGCTTCCCGATACCGTCAAGAAGGACGGCGTGTTCAACCCCGAGGACCATGTGACCCTCGCGCGCCTCAAGGACGCCCTCCGCGAGCTGCCGGGATACCGCTTCAGCTATCTCGACAACCACGCGAGCCTCGGGATCGATCTCAAGGCCAAGCCGCCGGAGCTGGTCTTCAACCTATGTGACGAGGGCTACCACAACGACGCCTTCATGGAGCTACACGTCCCGGCCCTCTTGGAGCTCGCGGGTATCCCCTACACGGGGGCCGGGCCGGCCTGCCTGGCGCTCTGCTACGACAAGGCCCTGGTGCGCGCGCTGGCCGCGGAGCTGGACATCCCGGTGCCCTTGGAGACCTATGTGCAGCCGGGCGACCAGTCCGCCACCCTGCCCTCGATCTTCCCGGCGCTGCTCAAGCCCAACTTCGGCGATAGCAGCATCGGTATCACCAAGGATGCGATGGTCTCGACGCCGGGCGAGTTGGTGGCCTATCTCTCGAGGCTGCTGGACAGTTATCCGGGGCGGCCGGTGCTCGTGCAGGAGTTCCTGCCGGGGGCCGAATACAGCGTCGGTCTGATCGGGAACCCGAGCACGGGGCTGCGCGCCCTGCCGATCCTGGA contains:
- a CDS encoding heparan-alpha-glucosaminide N-acetyltransferase domain-containing protein: MALDHASLMFNAERGGEELAAAAPPAPGGIFQFLTRFTGVPVAPGFCFMAGFMVALTSIARQGRGVSHREITRRLVVRGLVLIAVDAIIMGLPRAAMGFYSFMVLSSIGVSLIALALVRDLSSKVLLPAALAVLVLHPLLDVSGLPLPLRAILYEPVRTGAFRSLYPVIPWGAIVIMGFIAGRDAVSRKQPARLWLLLSGVCFFLFLAVRLTAAYGNAYPYTSVTSLDFWFFAKYPPDLPFLTWSFAMTFLALAALWATTRSGTPALLRPFVVFGRVPFFFYVVHFYVLGVGAAIARTTMGLLGTYGVWLLLLVVMAWPCAWYYRKKRDRPNWITRYW
- a CDS encoding amino acid permease, with translation MASSPTERTGFVRALSRLDATALVVGSMIGSGIFIVSADIVRQVQSPGLLLLVWGLSGIITVLGALTFTELAGMFPRAGGQYVYLREGVSPLVGYLYGWTFFLVIQTGTIAAVAVAFARFTAVWWPALSPDVFVGVRVELPSGPIEVGLSWQRLFALASILVLTWINVRGVKTAALIQTSLTAVKTASLAALIVLGVSIGQNADAVAANFGTGFWPAGGIPVYFWPAIGAAMVGSLFAMDAWNNVGFAAAEMRNPTRDLGFSMQSGVLLVVLLYLLANVAYLLVLPAEAIAEAPQDRVGTAALQAMFGEPGLYLMALAIMISTFGCNNGMILAGARVYYAMAEDGLFFRGAAKLHPRFRTPARALWFQALWASVLCLSGTYSQLLDYVIIAALLFYLLSAIGLFLLRRRRPEAERPNLSPGYPWLPAAYLLLTVLVVANLLAQKPQYTWPGLMIVALGVPVYFAWRRYERTP
- a CDS encoding methyltransferase domain-containing protein; its protein translation is MDKRIPPRPARPAARRPRTLGPVADLEHHLPGEWWRELFDSLYLRTDGDVVENDVNTIAEVDFLVQSTGIGPGDRLLDLCCGQGRHAIELAGRGFKHIMGMDRSRYLVRLARRRAKKLGLEIAFREGDARKLRVPDSSLDCVFVMGNSFGYFDVEDGDVKVLASIKGGLRSGATLALDVTDGEWMQRHFEPRSWEWIDQNFFVCRERSLTADGTRLVSREVVVHAERGVVADQFYAERLYSRERILALLESLGFRNPTAHDNLRAASTRGQDLGMMGRRLFITAEGPHKAAPQPVRGRGVLPVTVLLGDPRLPDTVKKDGVFNPEDHVTLARLKDALRELPGYRFSYLDNHASLGIDLKAKPPELVFNLCDEGYHNDAFMELHVPALLELAGIPYTGAGPACLALCYDKALVRALAAELDIPVPLETYVQPGDQSATLPSIFPALLKPNFGDSSIGITKDAMVSTPGELVAYLSRLLDSYPGRPVLVQEFLPGAEYSVGLIGNPSTGLRALPILEVDYGDLEPSLPRILGYESKWLPDSPYWTQIRYQEASLSEAGRRALVEFSTRLFERLRCRDYARFDFRTDTAGVVKLLEVNPNPGWCWDGKLSLMAEFAGIPYSKLLGTVLETATERLALQRGGPMEKAAEPGQAALPAGQAAVTDTLSL